Part of the Bacteroidota bacterium genome, CAAACGCAATCCGCTTCCGGGTTTCCCCGTCCGTTTTGACTTCGATGTTGAGATTGACGTGGTGGGGAAGAATATCGATGACCTCGCGAAGAGATGGGATCCGCTCCCCGGAGAACTTCCTGCCGAACCAGGAGCCTGCATCATATGAACGCAGGTCGGCAAGCGTCAGGTCCCGGACTTTTCCCTTGCCGTTCGTCGTGCGGTTGACGCTCCTGTCGTGCAGCACAACAAGCTCGAAGTCCTTCGTCATCCGGACGTCGAGTTCAATCATGTCGGCGCCGTCGGCAATCGCTTGCCGGAATGCAGCAAGCGTGTTCTCGGGAGCCACGCCTGAACTGCCGCGGTGGGCGACAATCAGCGGAATGCGTTCATACATCACTCACCCCTTCCAACAAAAAAAAAGCTATGCTCCGACCAATTGCTTGATTTCCTCATACACC contains:
- a CDS encoding glycerophosphodiester phosphodiesterase produces the protein MMYERIPLIVAHRGSSGVAPENTLAAFRQAIADGADMIELDVRMTKDFELVVLHDRSVNRTTNGKGKVRDLTLADLRSYDAGSWFGRKFSGERIPSLREVIDILPHHVNLNIEVKTDGETRKRIAFEESLLLVIREKNFARRVLVSSFDHKFLRRYHALDPTMKIGALYFPLRDAARKPSTLARRVGASVFICSVTQLRKSFIDDAERNGIALACYGVNSRRQLAKARQSGVKIVVTDYPKEIRKLLRTASR